Genomic DNA from Telopea speciosissima isolate NSW1024214 ecotype Mountain lineage chromosome 2, Tspe_v1, whole genome shotgun sequence:
atatGAATAATAAATGATGATCGAGAATGACAATTAAAGGGTCAGTTGGGTACATATCTTGTCATCCAATATTATTATTAGCTCTTGTATATATAAACACCGACCTCTCCCTTCCTGTACCAAGTATTTGTCTTGGCCATAGAGATATATGGAGCTGGAGATACAAAATTTTGCGTTTCTCTATCTTCGATTATTATCTGGATAAGtatctcacttttttttttctgtttgtttgATAAAATTAGCAACAGTGATGATAAAAAACAATACTATCACCAGCTGAAGTGCATGAGGGTCCCATCACTACTGGATCTGGGAGGATCATTAAATCATAATGTACAATTTGGTTCTCCTCTAGCCATGGCAGGAATTGAAagatccagcccaactaaaatAGGGGTATTTGGATGATTTCATAGATGGGCCCcaccctatgaaatgaccaacccccccccctgtTTTGGCTGATCTAGATCCTCCAGCTCCTGTCATGGCCGGAGGAAAGCTAGGTCTGTAGCCTTATCGCCTAGCCTTAATCTATTAGTTTTAGATGATCTTTTAAAGCAAAAGAAGTTTTAAAATAGTTCTCTTTGTGTTTTATCTTGTTTGGTCTCTCATAAGTGTTGAATTTTAGACCTTTATGAACTTATTGCTTCTTGCAAAGGAGATGAAATTTTTTAGTCATACATTGAGTTGAGCTTTTATTTCTAGATGTCATATCTAACCTTTATCAATAATGTATATTCTTCTCTGTTTGAAGTTTGAGAGGTTTTAGCAACGTAGAGGATTAGATTTTATCTGACGTGTTGTTGACGTCAACAAAATTGCATTGGACTTTGTATAAAGCGTATCAAACGTTGGATCAGGCAAAGAACTTGTACCTATTAAAAAAGATGGATCAAAAGGTACTTCTCCTCTATAAATATATAAGAAGGTTGCTTGCTTCATTtaagtactctctctctctctctctctctccttcctgtgtgtgtgtgtgtgtgtgaatagGCACAACAGATAAGTGCATGATTTCTGTCAGAAGTCATAAAACcgttttatcttggaggctgATTTGTAAACTTATGACTACACCATAAAGGATGTCTaagaccttaaggagagtgtcaAAGTGGCAAGACTCAGACCTCTACCACTTGAGTTCCGAGATATTGACGTGATTTTGATCAGTATTGTGACAAAACTTTCCTAACATGAAGATTGAGTTCTAAGAATTTGGTGTGATTTTGATTATTAGTATTGTGATGAATCTTTCCTAATGTGACGATCGTGATGACTACAACCATAACAGATAAgttctatttttatatttttctcttaCGCTTTCTCACAAGGATACAACGATTAAAAAGGTGTAAAGAAGAATTTGTGACCAATGCCATAATATGGAGAGAGCTTTTTGCCCTcttggatgaagagagaatcaTGTGACCCTATGATTGGACTCTCTGACAATGAGCTTCATCATTAAACTCCTACCTTCTATTATCAAATCCAATTCAAGGATCACATGTGGTAGTATAAGAGGTTGTCTCTTCTCTTCAATAATAGATGAAGAAAAACTGTGTCCATAAATAAATCCATAAAGTTAAAAAATTACTAAGTGAAGCAACCAAGACTTGGGGTAGGTCCATTTGATTAGTAATTTGTACTATACAAGATTCATTTGGACAAATGGTACTAACATATGTAGTACAATAATTTTGTAGTACCATTTTTTGTACGTACTTTCCCCGTTGACAATTAAAAGGTGGATTGGTTGTGATCCTCTAGtctttcccttcctcttctttagcTTATATAATATGTATTAGGATTTAGGATTATGTAATGGGTAATTTTACTAGTTTTAGTTaaccataaaaattaaaaaaaatacaaggataAAAGGCTCAATTCATGATGGACTGACTTactatatatataattgggaCTTGGGATGGGCTCAATATTATTTGACATTTAGCTAATAATGGGGTTTAATTACAACACATCTGATACTCAATTTACAAATGTTAGCTTGGGCTATCAAAATAGCTTCTCTTGAATAATTTCAAAAGCATAGTGAAATGAAACCCTTTCTCATGTAAATGACACCCATGAATTAtgacctccccccccccccccctccccctcctctcaaatcattcatttccaTTGATCCTttgatgtctttttttttttttccttcaatgaTTTTATCTATTAAATAGATTTAAAGTCATTTGAATAAAtcaaatgtcaaatttgatgGTCTATCTCAACTGAAtgaccaaatatatatatatatattgtattgtTGATCAAAAGATTATGTGCCCCACAAGATGGTTCCACATGAGTTCGGATTCTCTTTGCGTATGTAAGATATGTAAGATATatgcattgtttttttttttttttttctatttgggTTGGTGAAAATACCAACgattatatattaaaataacTTATTAAGATATACAAATGTCCCAAAATGTACAAAATTATGCCAATTCAGCGTTGCTTGAGAAGCCATCTTCTTAATCAGATCTGTAATGTTAGTGTCAATGGTAACAGTAAAAACAATATCTTCAAAGAAGTTCTTGGTAATGTCAGatagttggagaagaagagggaggaagtTTCAGGGCCATAAAGTAGCTGACGGAGCTGGTAAAAGGAAGaatcctcatcatcaaatccCACATCGACTAGTCTTGAAAGGATCTTGGGCTTATTGAGTAGGGAAGGAAGACTCCATTATTCCATTTCATAAAGTTGTTTAAGAGTTGTTTAAAAGTGGAACAAGCCCATTTCCATGGATTCCTTTTCCTActtaatgaaagaaaaaagaatggtTTTCGGTTTTCGCCTTCTCTGATCTGGTTAATAGAtagatatctctctctctcatccatcAACAAATCCATCGGTTTCCATTAAAAGAAAAGCGAAAAGGAGATTTGCGTTCAGCCTTCGAAGTCCAATTAAAGTGTTCTTTTTTATGGGAACGAACCCCACTTTgtcccattcattattattctctctctctcaaactctCTCTCAATGACTGAAGGAGAAACAATCGTTGAGAGAGAGATTCTTCTTTTTACCGAAAAAAGAAGGGTTTTCGTCTTCTTTTATAATTAGAGTAGTTTATTGTAGAATTGATTTTAGCTTTGTGTAGTGGTGGCCCCTGAGTGGCTTCCATCCTTCCATTGTGGAGTAGGATTTGCCTTTTGATGTCACCTACAAAGACTTCTTTTCCAgtttccaccaccaccaccaccaccaccttcttcttcttctattagtctTCATTATGAATTAAGAAattcttcttttatcttcctTGTGAGAGAGGAAGGTCAAGGTGAGGCACACATCACCATTAAGAGTCTAAGATTGTGTTTGGTATATGCATTTTTAgaatgtattctaggtcgatttttcattttcagacgataaaaacaattatttttagaGTTATCCAAGAATGCAAATTCGACCTAGAATattacataccaaacacagcttaaaTCATCTTCTTGACGATCACACGACTAATTTGATGTAGTAAATCAAAATGATGCTATAAAGCTATGGTCTAGTCTTGGAATGCCATAAAATAACCAATTTTAGGCTAAAAGCAGCCAAGCCCTTATGTTGTTGGAGGTCAAAAATGCCCAAATACACCatcatcattattcattacTCTCCCAGTAAGTTGGAGCTATGTCAAAAATGCCCTTCACTATTCCCAAATGTCCGTCCAAGTGCAACAATGGTCAATGGTATCACACACCTAATCAATCATGTCTATCAGATGGCTGAAGTGAGAGCCATGTACAAAAACCTTAATTTCACCATTAGAAGGCACAAAAACTGAAAAACATTATCCAATTGGTAATAAACAATTTTCAATTGAAACTGGCTTGGTCCAATGTCAGACCAAGCCCGACTATTTCCTTTTTAGGCTAAAAGCCAAGCCCGGTCCACATTGAGGAAGAATTAATGTGTCACTTGGGTCTCATGATGTCATTGGaagaagttttccttcaccacgcGGTGAAGGATCACCACCCCCATCAATGGCCATAAAAATATGCCTTTTATTTACGGATGGTCGAATATACCCCCTTATTGTATATgatttcctatggacatcgattgAAGGCTTTGGTCAATAGATACCACATTGActgtggctgaaggaaaactcggtccttcaTTTCATGAGatatttttgggaagaagatgCCCACACCAGCGATGTGGGGAGGCTTTCCCACATCCTTTCATGTCTGATCATGTGGACTCCTCACTGACACTATCACTCTTCAATCCTCAATCCTCTCATACCATATGGGCCCTATTGACTAAACTGCCCCTCATGCCGTTATTGGTGTGGTCTGGGGGAGATTCCCTCACAGCAGCTGCGTGGGAAAGGGAAACCTATGCCCATATTTGTTTTAGGTGTTTACATATAAAATTCCCTTTACAACGATCGAGGGATGACAATGAGAGCAGAATTGGGTGGAGTTCAGTCAATATAAGACCGGACCATTTGAAACATTGTTAAACCTTGGGGAGTAACCCAGGTGGGGTTGGGTCGGGTTCCTGAAATCCTAAGCCCATCCAGTAGCAAAGGCCCAGCTTGACATTGGGCTAACTTGATCTTTTAGATCTCTCTCTGTTCGTAAACTGCCCAGCTAGCAACTCCTTTTTATATATCAGACAACCAAGATCtggtttcccttttgttttgttatGATCTCGTTCTTCCTATCCTATTCCTATTCTTATTTTAAATCCAGGGCATGACCTTGTGGGTTTCTCAGTTCGAGCCCTTGCTAACcacttttttatctttcttttattttttgtttgtttcccaAGAGACAAAACCACAAGTAAAGTACTGTGGAACTTTTACTCTCCCATATCGTTGGATTGGGCTCCACGGTTTCGCCCAATGAGTGCCTAATGAGACATCCAACAGCTGAGCTGGGCTgtgctgtgctgcacacatcctgATGGCTTATTGGGCACACGTTGGGATGCATGCTCACCATACGATTTCAAACGCCTTCAAGATCCACAAAATGTTGAGATTGAGAAGATGAGATGACAAatgtaaattaaataaatactGGATCTAGATATTGAAGATCACAAGTGGCAGACTAAGGTTGCGTATGGTATGATTTCTTgtcttggaatgcattattgacctagaatacactccaagaatgcataccaaacacaatctaaattttgaccattgagTAATACGTAATATTGTACTCCCTCTACTCAATGATTCAGATTGCCCAACTTGGCATGCTCTGTGGCAGATACTAGGAGACCTGAGTTATGAAAACTGGGAATCTATGATACTAACGAAGTACAGCAACTCCCTCTTCACTATTTGTACTTAAATGTAATGACTACAAATGCAAACTGTGATTTGAAGTCATTGTTCTATTAATCTTAATTCTAGAAGTTGTTTCAGCTTCACCCCAATgatcctttgttttatttatcttttttttttttaataagaaaaaatcaTATGGTTGGATCTCATCTGCTCATCTTAGGATTAAGGTTGGGCGATCTCTTAGGTGGCTCCCATGTCTTTTATCCGGACATGTTATGAgaaaatacttttttttgtcACTATAGAAAATTTCGGGGAAGTAGGATATTGAAGCAAATAATTCAACAAAGTAAAACACTTCATTAACTGTACAATGTATCTAATTTTCACAAGAATTTTCCTTTTCCTATATTCATCTCTATCTATACAATGTTTtaaatgaagaaaccctattaCTTACACAGTAAATAAGGAGGCAAAATTTTATGTATAACTGAAAAGAATGACAAAGAAAGCACCCTTCGAAAGGGTATCTAATCAGGCCACCTCAAGCTCAAGAATAACTTCCTCCAGGAGTTCATCCCATATCCATTCCTCAAGCTCAAGTCCAGCACACTCACTTTCAAACTGGAGGTTCGTCCACCCATCAGCCTTAGCAAGATCATGAGATGCGATGTCATCCAACTCTCGCTGATAGCTCAGGAACCAGCTAATACTGGCCCATACCTCCTCAAGAACATGGAAGCCGATGGGCAGTGGGCGGATGTTCAAATTGGTGGACAAAGGCCGGGGCCAGTACATGAACGATCTCTCATAGATATCTACTAAGACCTCATTAACTACGTCAAACAAAAGCTGGTGATCACAATTGCTACCAGTGTCCTGTCTGCAACAATCTACTTCTTCAAACAATGAGGGGTCAATTGGCTGGTCTGGTAAATGCCATGTCCTGAGCTTCTCATCCCCACTGAAACCAGATAGCTTGAGAACATCCCTCACAAAATTAAAATCAGATTCATCCTTTTTATCCACCTGGACATGTGGAAGGTCACTACTGTCAAAATGCTTGCTCAGAATTGTCACATTCTCAATCTCTGTCATGCCTCCTTTCCCACATGGCATGTTGACCAAAGAGTCCAGCTCATTGAAATCTATGAGCTTCAGTTTTAACTCAGAGTCTGCTTCTGTTTGAAGAAAATCCAAGGAATAGCTACTTTTAGCAacaatattttatttcataagcAATCTAATTCTATCAACATGCTGCTACCTAAACATTTTTCTTTCAAGATATCAGTGCACAAGAGTTCTATAAAACTTATTTGAAATTGCAAACACTTAAATTCCATTGAAGCATTATACAAATTACCTATTGTTTCTGTCCATATTTATTCCATAACTAGTAAACATTAATTGTTGGAAAACCAACAACTCAGACTTGTACCAGACCATTGAGATCGGGATGATAATCAACTGTCTTAGTTATCTAACAATAGTTgcaactttctttttttcttactGAACAAAATAATTAATTCACTTTTAAGTTGAGATATCAAAAAATACACTATCTATCTAAGTTGATATAACAAAGTTGTGTTTTCCGTTTTGGAGGAGCCATGATCAAAGATGGTAAACCTCCTCTGTAGATGAAATAGCAATAGGAGAAATTAAAATTCCCTACATTTTTTCAGAAGCCTAATTATGTTAACAAACACTTAAAAGTGAGGAGTAAGATTAGAGTGTGATAAGTGACGCTATAGTGTCTGAGGAAGAAAATAATTGGCATAGGGAAATTACCTTCTGTGATGAAAAACTCTGAAGGGTGGGAGTCTAAAACCGAGTTTGGACTTGGTTGTGTCTGTTTAACACAAGCATCTGTTGCAAGCTCAACCTCCTGCTGATGGTGAGAAGTAGAACTATTCTCCAGCATTGGCTGATTGTCCAAATTATCACTCGTTTTATCCAGTTTACCATCATCATCTGCATTCAGTATTAGTCCCACCTCATCCCCCCCAATTAGAATACTTCTATTCACTTCCACCAAAATTTCTTGAGTTGCATTTTCTGCTGAAGCTTCTAACTCACTGTCATTTTCTGCACATATAGGAAGATCAGCAAGCGTCTGTTGATCAGAACTGGACCTTTCCATATTAGCAGGGCTGTCCACATGAATTCTAACTGGCATCCCCAAACAAGAAGTATCCACCTCACTTGGCAGAGAACAAAAAGACGTGATTTCAGGTAGAGATAGCATCCTTCCAAAGGCTTTTCGGGCTGGTCCACTAGGGAAAGTAGACTCGATTAATCTGTTAGATGGCTGTTGCTTAGCTTCTCTGCTGAAAGTAGACTCAAACAGTTGAGAGTATCTATCCAGTGATTCGTTAAGAGAGGTTGTTCTTCTGAGGTGATGGAGTCCACCCTTGCCAAGAGCATATACAAAACTGTCACTCCCAGAACTACTAGGACTGTCCTTAAAATCTGTGTCTGTTGTGGGCTTCTTCCAGTGGTCAGGCATCTCCTTCTTCCCATCCTTTGAATGCTTACGGTCAATAGTAATTTTATGAAGGGTTGCATCCATGGAAATCCGATGATGCTCCTTTCCACTACCTTCGGTTGCATGTTTTATCCGCTGCTTAATATTCTTGAAACGGTTTGTAACTACTGGATTATCCCCTTGGTTCTTCAATGCATGGGATGAGCCCAGAGAATAATCTGAATCTTTACAAGTTTCAGCAGTTCTTAGCCTTTCTTGCTCATCATGATCAGCCATCAATCCTGTGATAACATCATCTGAAGAATCAATTAGCGAACTCCCAGTTTGCAACTGCCCCTCTCGTTTTGTAAAAGATTTAACTTCCTTCAGATTGTTTTTGAGATTGCTTGACCTACCATTGTTTTTGCATGACAAGTAAGCTACTGGGAATGAACCTGACTTGGTCAATTCTCTCTCTGCATTGGAAATGTGTACATTCTGGAACTCATTTGTCGGAGAAGAATCTGGTTCTTGTAGAGTTTTTAAAAATAACTCCTTGTTTATCTGAAATACCTCCAGAACATCCAGAAATTCCTTTGACTGGGGAAGTGAATCTTCTCTAATAAGATCCCTAGCATCCATGTACTTCTGCTTTAACAAGCCCTTGTCCAGCTTATCCCGAAGAAGTGGATGATTCTGAATTAGCTGCGTCCTCAACTCATCAACTTGATTATGCCCCATGTCACTCCCAGCATTCATTGTTTCACACACCTCACTTTTTTCACTGCAGGAATCTGTATCAGGTGGCTTTAGCATGACTGGGACCAGCTTGTTCACACCAGTATTCGTAACATTATATTGCCGATGATTAATTCTAGGACTGTCACCTTTTTCTCTTATATCCTCAAAGGAACCATCATCTAAAGGTTCCAAATGATGGAAGGCATAAGTACGCAGTAGCCGTACTTGCGCAGGGAACACTTTAGTTCGGCATTTTTGGTCACCTTCTTTTGATATTTCTTTTGCAATTAGTGTTTTGATGTGGGCTTTGCCAGATTTCTTGTTGGTTGGGCTGGTctctttcatttcctcttcgaactgaaaattgtaaaaaataaattctgTCTTCTTAAGAAAAAATCCAAATGAGTAAGAAGGCAAAAAACACTGGGAGAAGGAACCAGCAGTTGTTTCATTAGATGGATAATCCATACATGGCATGTTTGCCTTAAATAAACAACGGAAGCATGCCTACAAAGATCATCATATGTTACTTACAAGCAATTTGTCTACTTCTCCATCCATGGATTCTTCTGCTTCAATGGTATTAGGGATATTCTGATccatttttgaacttttgaggcctgaggaaagaaaaggaaaatgaaaaagaagttaCAAAATTTACAAGGCACACAATGGAATAGGAGTCGTGGCATTTACATTATACCATTGCTAGAAAATCCCCTATATCTGCACTTTAGGTATACTTTCTGATCCCAATATAGAAATTGTAAACTGCAGAATTCAGCAGAAGTACCGCCTGGACTTCTTTAAATGAATGAAATATCAGTGTCAGACATACATTGGATACATGGTGTGAGACATGTAATCCACAGTCCAACTCCTTTTCATTAATTGCAGAATGTAAATTAACATCTGTTatacaatccaaaaaaaaaatttacatctgTCATGCATCAAGGTTCCTTTCCTATAGCAAGCTTTTGGGTGGCAAAAGCATTTTGTTTGtcttatcaaaagaaaaagcatTTTACCATTTCTGTTACACCTGTTTATAGGTATTTGAGACCATTCACAGTGAACAAATACAGAACACGGGAGATCCCATTTGTTTACAATACATATCATTTGGTCAGATAAGAAACATATAAATATGTTGCATGAGACCCTgcctttcttttctgtttctgctCAACCAATTCAGGCTTCTCAGATCCCGATGTTCTCGGGTTAAAACATGTATATAAGCTTGCCATCCAGGAAAAAGCTAGAATATTTGCACGAAGACAATTTGGAAAGGACAAGTTGAAGTTTTAAAATCATTTAGCATTGCAAGATCCACTTCCTACAAAAGAAATATGGAGAACATTAAAGAGACTAGATTGCTAATTTGGTTATTATCTTTGACTATCAGATACTGTAAACTAGCGAAGTGGAGAGAATGCAAGTTCTAGACAACAATAACTGTAAGCTCTGACTATGTGGAGGCAAAATCTAAATTGAAATATAGTTGGGACTAAGAAATATAATGAATATTCTTGAGACCTTATCTTTGAAATGATTTGGTTTTAGGGTAGAACAACTATTCTGAATGAGGAGATTATTAGACACAACCAATGTATGCTCTCCTACAACTGTGAATTTAATTCTCAAATACAAGAGCTGGTGGCCTTGGATGCTTTGTCTTTCATAAAATCTTGAAAAGGATAATCAGAAAAAGGAACTTTCAAGACCTCCCTTTGTAAATTCTGAGACACAAACAGAATTTGCTCATGTATTAAGATTGAAGTTGGAGGCATGGTGGGGCTCTTTTCTTCTTAGAGCTTGATTCTCCAAGCCTTTCAAAACCTTCCATTGGATGTCTACAATTTACACCACATGAACCTCTGAAATTAAACACCAATCCACAGCCAAAGACACAAGACTACTCACAATCaacaaaattatatataaactATAGCGTGTGAAAAAGCCGAGAGAGTCCAGTTAGGATAGATTTCTTACCCCCAGGTTGCCTTCCAGGGCTGTGCTTCTTGTGTGGGAGCATCCTTTTGACATTATGCCActgatggaagtagaggatatGAAATATGTCTGGCATGCAGCCATGGTTGGAGTCGTCAAATGACATACTGGAGTATTTACGTTGCAATTGTTTTTTCCCCATTTGCTATGGCACTACAGGAACAAATGATGCCGCCAAATTGTGAAACCTGATCAGCAAATTTAGTCAGGAATGTGAAAGGCCATTATGAAGTATGATTTGCCCATTGCACACACAAAGACATGCATGTTCAACTCACAGAGTCTACCACCAGCATCATGAGTGCCTGAGGTTTGCAATATATATTCATGCTCAGGACTTCCTTCATTGAGATggaaattttattaaaagagtGAAAGAAGAAGCAACGGCCAAATTCCGAACCAATACAAAATCAATAAGGCCTATGCCTAACTCCACAAACCAGATAACGAGAGAAAACAAACTAAACAGGACTCAAAACAGGAAGTAAACACTAAACATAAGAGTACCCAGAAAACTAAAGAGTCCCATACAACATTCCAAAAACTCTTTTTTAATTCTGAAATAGCCTTCAAGAACAAAGGTGGAATCAAACCCAAAAGCTTCCATGGAGAATTGAAGCATCAGGAATTCCTATCCATACATCGTAATTTAAAGATTTAATTAACTAACAGAGAATGATCATTGGGACCTGACACCAGAAAGAAAACGTAATATGTCTATGTGGGCTGCAGAAAGTAATCGAAGCAATCGGTTCCAATTCcaacacaagaaaaaaatttaacacTAATCAAATATCACAGAATTAGAGGCGCTGATGCTGATCTtccaaaaatatagaaaaaaaaaaaaaaacaaaaaggatgaCATGGggtttttggggtgggggattAAAGCCTGaattagtaaaaaaataatcaagaaaa
This window encodes:
- the LOC122651766 gene encoding protein TRM32-like gives rise to the protein MLSLPEITSFCSLPSEVDTSCLGMPVRIHVDSPANMERSSSDQQTLADLPICAENDSELEASAENATQEILVEVNRSILIGGDEVGLILNADDDGKLDKTSDNLDNQPMLENSSTSHHQQEVELATDACVKQTQPSPNSVLDSHPSEFFITEEADSELKLKLIDFNELDSLVNMPCGKGGMTEIENVTILSKHFDSSDLPHVQVDKKDESDFNFVRDVLKLSGFSGDEKLRTWHLPDQPIDPSLFEEVDCCRQDTGSNCDHQLLFDVVNEVLVDIYERSFMYWPRPLSTNLNIRPLPIGFHVLEEVWASISWFLSYQRELDDIASHDLAKADGWTNLQFESECAGLELEEWIWDELLEEVILELEVA
- the LOC122649437 gene encoding uncharacterized protein LOC122649437, whose product is MGKKQLQRKYSSMSFDDSNHGCMPDIFHILYFHQWHNVKRMLPHKKHSPGRQPGGLKSSKMDQNIPNTIEAEESMDGEVDKLLFEEEMKETSPTNKKSGKAHIKTLIAKEISKEGDQKCRTKVFPAQVRLLRTYAFHHLEPLDDGSFEDIREKGDSPRINHRQYNVTNTGVNKLVPVMLKPPDTDSCSEKSEVCETMNAGSDMGHNQVDELRTQLIQNHPLLRDKLDKGLLKQKYMDARDLIREDSLPQSKEFLDVLEVFQINKELFLKTLQEPDSSPTNEFQNVHISNAERELTKSGSFPVAYLSCKNNGRSSNLKNNLKEVKSFTKREGQLQTGSSLIDSSDDVITGLMADHDEQERLRTAETCKDSDYSLGSSHALKNQGDNPVVTNRFKNIKQRIKHATEGSGKEHHRISMDATLHKITIDRKHSKDGKKEMPDHWKKPTTDTDFKDSPSSSGSDSFVYALAEKLSNSHLTD